GACGAATCCAAAGACAAAGGAACAATCTGCGCTACTGCTGAACAATTGGCATTTTGTAACAGAGAGGAATGAAACGGATGTGTCatcttttgcttcttcttggaaCAGTCCACCGTCTCTTCTGTTTCTGCATGCGTCCCACCAGTCCATGGATCATCGGGCTGACATAACCTGACGAGCAGAATAAGAATCGGGTACGCTGCTGGGCATTGGTTGAGAGAGGATCTGGTCTCATTGTGCGAGCCATTAGTTCCTCTCAAGGAGAAGGATACAGCTCTTTTTTTAATCACCTCTTGCACAACAGAGAAAACCGCATGATCAAATATAAAGACACATAGTAGAAAATTTGTTCATGACAAGCGAGCAAATATATAGAGAGATAGTTCGATTGAGTTCAAGCCTTTTACTGTTTGGTTCATGCTCAGGGTTCCCAGCTACCAGCAGGCACCAGCTATTTGGCTGTCATGCATGGGCCGTTGGGCACTACTGTTGCTGTTAGCATTTCGTAACAGAAGTCGCCGTGACAGGGCAAGATGCATGGTGTCGCACCCGCTGGCTTAACTAATTGCTTAAATTATTTTGTACTAACAAGAAAAGCAGTGGGTGCAACAGCCCAATGTTACCTGTTAGCATTGTATCtgcattttctttattttcagaCTTGCTGCTACACCTGTTCATGGGGCATTGTTGTTTGAGAGTTTATTTTTACAGTGTGATGTACCGGGAGAAGAGCTTGTTGTGCCTTCAAGAAAGGTTAACCCCTATGCCACTACATGGACGTACATGATGTAAAACGTGAAGCCATACGGCCTAATGAATCCTTCATGCCTTCAAGAAAGGTTAAACCTCTGCAAGGACTGCATGGACGCACTACAAGTctacaataaaaaaatgagaCCATACGGCATATGGAATCCTGAAGCTATTTCTTTTGAGAAGAATCTCTCTAAAGCATCCGTAGGAGGAGTAGGAGCCATGATCTTCTGTTGTGAAGGGACAGGAATGGTATGTGCAGTGCAGGGTGAGCATGATCATTAAGGGCCTCATTAACTGAATGTATAGATCCGGTCGATGGGCTTAAATTAATTTAGGGGGCGAAAGGGATGTACTGCTGTTGCGTTCAGCATCTCTTGGgaggaaacaaacaaacaaagcgaTATACGCATGATGTCAGTTGTACCAACCGAAGGATAAACCTCTGTAGAGTACTGTCACAACAATACATGCACCAGCAATGCAGTATAGGCTTGTGTAGCTTGTAGCTCAAACTGGATTTGCAATCCAAGCAAAGGCACCTCCTAGACCTAATTAACCCTACATATCCTATCCGTGTTTAATTACTAGCCGCAATTTGTTTCCCAAGTCAGTACAACTTTTTGTGGCCATTGTGCATTGAGATTGCAAAGGGATCGATCGATTATTATCTTGTGAAAGAAGACAGAGGGGAGTTGCGTTTTCATTGTCTGTCAAACTCCCACACGAAATCAGTAGATCGATGGGAACATGGCCCCAACTAGATTTAAAGTGTGTGTACTATGTGTATGAACAATCTGGATGTAATGTAGCATCGATGGCGACACGATTGCGCTGCTTGCCTTTGACAATGTCCGCAAATATCCAGAGAATGGGGCATGTATGATCGATGGGAACCTTGGTTGCGGATATCAAGTTAGCCTGATGCACTTGAATTACCACTGCATTCAAAAGTTGAACCAATTTTCTAAACATTTCCCACCTCCACTTTGATCATCACCATCAGCGAAAACCCAGGTTAAGCAGTAACAGTAAACTGGTCATCCGGTGTCAAAAGAAGAAGTAACAGTGGTCTCAGCTTTACCCCACCCCCAAAACCAGAGAAAGGCAGAGGTCACTCGAAATTCAAACGAGCCCCCCTCCCTTCATCCCTGGGCCAGGGCCCCACTCGTCATACCATTCAGCCTCTCAGCATAGTCGCATGTTACCGGGGACCACATAACCACCTTCACTGCCATGCGGGACCAGCAGGCCGTCCATGCCCCACATCAGCGAACGTCACTGGAAACTGGGCCCGGAAGCAGAAGAGAAACGGGCCCGCAGGTCAGACGCGACGCGAGTCCGCTGCTCCCTTCTTTCGCTTCTCCGCCCACCAACCAAGCAGCAGAGCAGCCATCAGCCAGCCAgcatctcctctctcccccccgcCTCCGTCCCCTCTCGCCGGCCCTCCGCCTTTGCTCGCTGCCGCTgggccccgcgcgccgcccgcatTTATTCCCCGGCGTCCGTTCCCGTGTGCTGCCCTTTCCTCTCCTCTCGGCTCACCTTCCCCTCGTGAATCGTGATCTCTCTCCCGTGCTCGCTCGCTCCCTGATAATGGCGAGCGGTGTGAGGAACGGTGGTACGGGGAGGATGAGCGGGAGGCTGGACAGGCAGCAGAGCTCCACCGCCACGCCCaaggcggcgccggggaagcCTCGCCTCTCCGCggcccccggcggcggcggcagcgcgtaCCGGCGGACGAGCTCCGGCCCGCTCCCctctgccgccggcggcggcggcgggcgcgcctCATCCGAGTCTGGAGGTCAGTCAGTGTGTCTGGGATCCGGATTTGGGTTTGGGTTTGGGTTTGGATTTGCCGCTCTGGGTTTATTTTAGTGGGATTTGGTGTCTGCGCCGATCTGCATTCTGTTTAGTTCCTGCAGTTCGCTCGCTCGCGCGTTTCAAAGCTGAACCTGCCGCCCGATCTCGTGAGGCTTCAGGGGTATTTTGGTTCATCGGCCGTTACGTGCGATGCGGCTGCAAGCGAAACGTGCTCGCCATTTCGATAGTCCGATCTGGTCGGCGAATCCCCTCCCCTCAGATTTTGCGTGCGGTTGTCCAGTAAGGCGCCAGCAAACTTGCTTGGATTAGATGATGGTGTTATGATGTGACGTAGCTGCACGACGCTTGCAGCATCTGGAAACGGTAGTGGTTCTTGTTACTGGATCATagtaatatcttttttttttgcgcaaataCTTGGATCGTGTCATTTGGGAAAACATTAGCGGCGGATCCTGCGCTGTAATactgcttgtttttttttttgcttcgtATTAGAAAGGTGGTTCCCTCTAAGGGAGGACATCGTTGGTGTAGTCTTGGTTGTTCCAGGACCATGTGTTCGTCCTGTTGTTCCTTGGTGCATCAGTTATGATGGCTGTGTACCCCCCTGTGGCCAGCCAACACCTACCGAATTTACCTTGCGAATTTAACACAACTGCAAGGCGTCCTGAAGAACACCTCTTGGTAGATGCGCGCTCGAATGAATTGGCACCTACTGCGTGTAGAATTACCATTTTGATAGAGATCGGACCTGATTCCTTCATGGCTTCATCTGAGGGGGGCATCTCAGCAGTACCACTCTTACAATTCTGCATTTCATACACACCACCAACCTGCTAATGTGAGCTGCATGTCAAAAATGCTAGATTATCCTAATTCTTTTATTGACAGCTTttgctagattttttttattgtatgTTGTGCTTTATTGTTGCTTGACATGATCATTCCAAATTCATGTAAAAATGTGTGAAGCATTCATTGCGTTTTTTTGTGCTGGTGGAATTATTGGTTTGACCTAGAGCATCTCATTTTACCAGTTACATTTCTTAATTACTCCCCAATTTCCTTGCAGTTTCTAGCAGAGTTAGAGTTGCTGTAAGGCTTAGGCCTCGGAATGCAGAAGAGCAGGCAGCAGATGCTGACTTCGCTGATTGTGTTGAACTCCAGCCAGAGGTTTGGTTTCCTTTATAATACTGTGCGAAAAAGATCTGTTTAATTTTCCTATGGTCTCACTGGATGAACATTTGAAATGCAGCTCAAAAGACTAAAGCTTCGGAAAAACAATTGGGAGTCAGACACATATGAATTCGATGAAGTGCTTACAGAGTTCTCTTCACAGAAGAGAGTGTATGAAGTTGTTGCTAAACCAGTTGTGGAGGTATATGAAGCTCTGACCTTTATCGGTTTTACCTTGAAGCATGATGTTCAACACTAGCAACTTTCTCATTCTGCCATGGCCGTCAATTTGATCCGTGCTGTTTTGTTACTTCTTTTACCAGTGACTGTACTAATGTAGTGTTCTCTGTGTTCTGCAGAGTGTTCTGGAGGGATATAATGGTACAGTTATGGCATATGGGCAGACTGGTACTGGCAAGACATTTACGCTTGGAAGACTGGGTGATGAAGATACTGCTGCTCGGGGAATTATGGTCCGTGCAATGGAGGATATCCTAGCTGATATAACGCCTGAGACTGATACAGTGTCTCTATCGTATCTTCAGGTTTGTTATGCTGGGCTTATATGTGATTGTGTATCTCATTTCTATTTTAACTTGTGACTTCCAAGTTGTTGTTCTGGCATCGTAATTGTATATTGAGGGTTGTTGTTGCAGTTGTACATGGAAATGATACAAGACCTCCTTGATCCTGTAAATGACAACATAGCCATTGTAGAGGACCCAAGGACAGGAGATGTTTCATTGCCTGGGGCCACAGTAGTTGAAGTTAGAGATCAGAAGAGCTTTATGGACCTTTTAAGGATCGGTGAAGCTCATCGTGTTGCTGCAAACACAAAGTTAAATACAGAGTCATCTCGTAGTCATGCAATCCTCATGGTAACCTCATGATTCTTGATATTGCTGCTTATCAGCACATCATTATGATCACCTTAGTTATTTTTTGACTTTTAGTGATATCTTGGTGAAGGTAAATGTCAGAAGGGCTGTGAAAGGTCGGAATGAAATGGATGTTAGTATGTCTGCTGAAAATGGACATTCATCATCCATGGTGGGATCTTTCCGACCACCTATTGTTCGGAAAAGCAAGCTTGTAGTTGTAGACCTAGCAGGTTCTGAGCGAATAGACAAGTCAGGTGAGTGCACTCTCATTGATATAATCTTGACCCATCTTTTTCTTGATATTGCTATATAGCTTTTACTGTAATTTGCAACCCTGTAAAATTAAAATTGATGTTTGCAGGAAGTGAGGGTCATACGCTAGAAGAGGCAAAGTCTATCAACTTGTCCCTAAGTTCACTGGGAAAATGCATCAATGCACTTGCTGAAAGCAGCGCACATGTACCTGTTCGTGATTCCAAGCTTACCAGGTTGCTTAAAGATTCATTTGGAGGTAAATACTAGTTGTTTTGTCAAAGCAAAAATGACATTGTGGCATAGCAAGGGAAGGCATGCCCATCCTATTGCGAAGCTAGGAGGAAGACATGCCCTTGTGCACCTTGTTGCCTGTCACAGTTATTTGTTCTGACTGAGGTCTTCTGTTGTTGGATTTTATAGGCACGGCAAGAACATCATTGGTTGTAACAATTGGTCCATCTCCAAGACATCGGGGGGAGACTACAAGTACAATAATGTTTGGACAAAGAGTAAGTTCTTTCACTAAGATACATTTAATGGTtttagattttattttcatctAGAAAATCATTGACCAACTGCCCATCTAATGATTCCATTGAAATGTTGGAGAACTACTGAGAGTTGCTTTGTTTATTGAAAGGTTAATAGTTACTTTGATTTTTTCATGTCTAGGCAATGAAGGTTCAGAACATGGTGAAATTGAAGGAAGAATTTGACTACAAAAGTTTATGCAGGAGGCTTGATATCGAATTGGATAAGTTAATTGCAGAAAATGAACGGCAACGGAAATATTTTGATGACGAAGTTGAAAGAATAACAGCAGAAGCTCAATTCCGTATTGCTGAGGCTGAAAGGGAATGCAAAATTGTTCTTGAGGTTTGCTTCCATCATAATGTTCTTGCTGTTTTCTacaacataaataaattagctctttttcttttgttttggatCTTAGTTGTTATAGTAAGGGATCTGTTGAGCTCCAAGCCTATTTCTAAGCTTCTCATGTGTTTTTACTTTCTAGTTAGAGAATGTTAGGTCCGGGACACCAGTAGTCTTAATATGTGGAAATGCGTAGCTAAAGTTGGCCTTGTATTTGCACCATAAAGTACTTCAAAATCTTAAACTACCTGAATTATTTGTTAATTGATACCTCTTCCGTTTCTGGGTTCTTCAATCCTCTCACCTCTTGCTACCATGTAACTCAAAACTCCTCAAGCATCTTCCCTAAGTTCTCAAGAGTCCTTCTAAATGCAAATGTGATCTAGAATAAGTACCATAACACAAATAAATTATATGTTTATTTTGGAAGTTCTTTCTTATTCTCTAAGCAATACGAATCTCTCCATCTTCAAGCTCTGTAAATAATCATCATGGCTCTGGCATACTTGATTGAAACTTCATTTTGGTATTAATTTAGTTTGTGATTTCTTAACGCAGAATGAGAAAATGAAGTACCATCAAGAATACTTGGACTCCATAAAGATACTAGAGGAGAAGTGGAAAGTGCACCAACAATCACCCAAGAAACAGGTAGATCTGACATATTTATTTCAGCTTTACGTATTTATTATTTTGCTAGTTATGGGTTCTTTTTTCAACGTGTGTTATGACTAGTACCAAATTTTCTATTGTAAAATCTGAATATATTTactcatgcatttttttaatgcaGATTAAAGAGACTGAATCTACTTCAAATGGGGAAGTGCAGAACTTACTCCAGAATGAGAAAGTGTTACGCCAATCTGCTGAAGATGAGTCCAATGATCTTAAGAATCAATTATCGCACTGGAAAAAGATGGAGGTATATATATTCTAAAATATGACCTTAAAAATCAATCATCATGCTGAAAAAGATTATTTTTATCTGTGGATAAATTCATTCCTCTGTTCTAGAAGATAACCTTGTTTTTCATGTTCTAGGCTACAGCTACTGCTGAAGTTGTGAGACTCCGGAAAATGCTGGATACTGAAGCTAGTCAAAAGGAGAAACTCGAAGAAGAAATAGGTGTTCTAAAAAGTCAGTTAATGCAGTTGAGTCTGGATGCTGATGAGGTAGGAGTTACTGGTGATGCTAGTTTTATATGCAATTAATGATTCTGAATTGCTAGATTGTGATGTGAAATTTTTAGCTTTAATTTGGCAAGTTGTGTAGCCATTGGTTCATATATCTATTTTGGCTATTGCCTTTCAACACTATAATGCATAGCTCAGAAAAGAAATGCAATCATATTAGTCCTGAATGTTTCAAATCGTCATAAAAGATTCGGATGTTCTTTGGCCTGCAATTTTTAGTTGAAGCAGTAAACTCATCAAAATTACTTGATTTGTGGCATTCCCTACTATATTGAATTATACTGCCTTACTGAATGTGTCTGCAATATGTTAGAAcatcctcttttttttttacttctaaTACAGTTGGTATGATACTTTCATAAGGTTCATaacatgtgttttttctttcatttcaatttctttttgttagaCGAGAATAAGCCTCGACACAGGAGATGGACCTGGAAAAATATTTCCTGGGTTAGATTCTTTGATGTCTCATACTCGGAGTTCGCAGCCtagagagcaaagcaatggacCTAAGGCACCTGTCGCTAAACTCTTTGAACAAGGTATTTAGAACTTATTTCTGTTTCTTGAGAATGAAATATACCCTACAGTCCAGTAAATTTCATATAGTCCAATATGCGACTTGTTTTGGTTCTACACCTGACTCACTCCTGCTTGTCTGTCAAATTCTGTTTTATTATCATAGTAGTCATCAGATG
This is a stretch of genomic DNA from Brachypodium distachyon strain Bd21 chromosome 1, Brachypodium_distachyon_v3.0, whole genome shotgun sequence. It encodes these proteins:
- the LOC100834039 gene encoding kinesin-like protein KIN-UB isoform X1; this encodes MASGVRNGGTGRMSGRLDRQQSSTATPKAAPGKPRLSAAPGGGGSAYRRTSSGPLPSAAGGGGGRASSESGVSSRVRVAVRLRPRNAEEQAADADFADCVELQPELKRLKLRKNNWESDTYEFDEVLTEFSSQKRVYEVVAKPVVESVLEGYNGTVMAYGQTGTGKTFTLGRLGDEDTAARGIMVRAMEDILADITPETDTVSLSYLQLYMEMIQDLLDPVNDNIAIVEDPRTGDVSLPGATVVEVRDQKSFMDLLRIGEAHRVAANTKLNTESSRSHAILMVNVRRAVKGRNEMDVSMSAENGHSSSMVGSFRPPIVRKSKLVVVDLAGSERIDKSGSEGHTLEEAKSINLSLSSLGKCINALAESSAHVPVRDSKLTRLLKDSFGGTARTSLVVTIGPSPRHRGETTSTIMFGQRAMKVQNMVKLKEEFDYKSLCRRLDIELDKLIAENERQRKYFDDEVERITAEAQFRIAEAERECKIVLENEKMKYHQEYLDSIKILEEKWKVHQQSPKKQIKETESTSNGEVQNLLQNEKVLRQSAEDESNDLKNQLSHWKKMEATATAEVVRLRKMLDTEASQKEKLEEEIGVLKSQLMQLSLDADETRISLDTGDGPGKIFPGLDSLMSHTRSSQPREQSNGPKAPVAKLFEQVSPQTVPVGLQKILSLLESEEPDVRIHAVKVVANLAAEEANQEKIVEAGGLTSLLMLLRSSEDETIRRVAAGAIANLAMNETNQDLIMAQGGVTLLSMTASDAEDPQTLRMVAGAIANLCGNDKLQTRLRGEGGIKALLGMVKCGHPDVLAQVARGIANFAKCESRAATQGNKVGRSLLVDDGALPWIVKNANNEAAPIRRHIELALCHLAQHEVNAKDIVSEGALWELVRISRDCSREDIRMLAYRTLTSSPILQSEMRRLRIEC
- the LOC100834039 gene encoding kinesin-like protein KIN-UB isoform X2, whose protein sequence is MASGVRNGGTGRMSGRLDRQQSSTATPKAAPGKPRLSAAPGGGGSAYRRTSSGPLPSAAGGGGGRASSESGVSSRVRVAVRLRPRNAEEQAADADFADCVELQPELKRLKLRKNNWESDTYEFDEVLTEFSSQKRVYEVVAKPVVESVLEGYNGTVMAYGQTGTGKTFTLGRLGDEDTAARGIMVRAMEDILADITPETDTVSLSYLQLYMEMIQDLLDPVNDNIAIVEDPRTGDVSLPGATVVEVRDQKSFMDLLRIGEAHRVAANTKLNTESSRSHAILMVNVRRAVKGRNEMDVSMSAENGHSSSMVGSFRPPIVRKSKLVVVDLAGSERIDKSGSEGHTLEEAKSINLSLSSLGKCINALAESSAHVPVRDSKLTRLLKDSFGGTARTSLVVTIGPSPRHRGETTSTIMFGQRAMKVQNMVKLKEEFDYKSLCRRLDIELDKLIAENERQRKYFDDEVERITAEAQFRIAEAERECKIVLENEKMKYHQEYLDSIKILEEKWKVHQQSPKKQIKETESTSNGEVQNLLQNEKVLRQSAEDESNDLKNQLSHWKKMEATATAEVVRLRKMLDTEASQKEKLEEEIGVLKSQLMQLSLDADETRISLDTGDGPGKIFPGLDSLMSHTRSSQPREQSNGPKAPVAKLFEQVGLQKILSLLESEEPDVRIHAVKVVANLAAEEANQEKIVEAGGLTSLLMLLRSSEDETIRRVAAGAIANLAMNETNQDLIMAQGGVTLLSMTASDAEDPQTLRMVAGAIANLCGNDKLQTRLRGEGGIKALLGMVKCGHPDVLAQVARGIANFAKCESRAATQGNKVGRSLLVDDGALPWIVKNANNEAAPIRRHIELALCHLAQHEVNAKDIVSEGALWELVRISRDCSREDIRMLAYRTLTSSPILQSEMRRLRIEC